Proteins encoded together in one Streptomyces sp. NBC_01216 window:
- a CDS encoding SDR family NAD(P)-dependent oxidoreductase, protein MTVTEETQEYGPGVDPERLAVCLSVLDELDKLDVDHPDAVAVRRATAGIYRTVKQRRRQERRAAKTANDKAVTEATATGSAQRIDDETEGILPSSVTEAGRIAGILQRPRSCYICKTRYVEVDYFYHQLCRNCAVENRNRRDARTDLTGRRALLTGGRAKIGMYIALRLLRDGAHTTVTTRFPNDAIRRFKAMPDSDEWIHRLKIVGIDLRDPAQVVALADSVAAEGPLDILINNAAQTVRRSPQAYGELVAAESGPLPAGELPPSEVIGTFGSGAVDHIPALPSARAGDALTAQEVTDLALVSGSASLERIAAGTAIDAGGLVPDLHDSNSWIQTVSEVDPVELLEVQLCNSTAPFILISRLRPAMAAVAAKRAYVVNVSAMEGVFSRGYKGAGHPHTNMAKAALNMLTRTSAQEMFESDGILMTAVDTGWITDERPHPDKVRLAEEGFHAPLDLVDGAARVYDPIVRGESGEDLYGCFLKDYAPANW, encoded by the coding sequence ATGACGGTGACCGAAGAAACCCAGGAGTACGGGCCGGGTGTCGACCCCGAGCGCCTGGCCGTCTGCCTGAGCGTCCTCGACGAGCTCGACAAGCTGGACGTGGACCACCCCGACGCCGTCGCGGTACGACGTGCCACCGCCGGCATCTACCGGACCGTGAAGCAGCGCCGCCGTCAGGAGCGCCGCGCCGCCAAGACCGCGAACGACAAGGCGGTCACCGAGGCCACCGCCACCGGCTCCGCCCAGCGCATCGACGACGAGACGGAGGGCATCCTGCCCTCCTCCGTGACCGAGGCGGGGCGGATCGCCGGGATACTCCAGCGTCCTCGTTCCTGCTACATCTGCAAGACCCGGTACGTCGAGGTCGACTACTTCTACCACCAGCTGTGCCGGAACTGCGCGGTCGAGAACCGCAACCGCCGGGACGCCCGCACCGACCTCACCGGCCGCCGCGCGCTGCTCACGGGCGGCCGGGCCAAGATCGGCATGTACATCGCGCTGCGGCTGCTGCGCGACGGCGCCCACACGACCGTCACCACCCGGTTCCCCAACGACGCGATCCGGCGCTTCAAGGCGATGCCGGACAGCGACGAGTGGATCCACCGCCTCAAGATCGTCGGCATCGACCTGCGGGACCCGGCGCAGGTCGTCGCGCTCGCCGACTCGGTGGCCGCCGAGGGGCCGCTGGACATCCTGATCAACAACGCCGCCCAGACGGTGCGCCGCTCCCCGCAGGCGTACGGCGAGCTGGTGGCGGCCGAGTCGGGCCCGCTGCCCGCGGGCGAGCTGCCGCCGTCCGAGGTCATCGGTACCTTTGGCTCCGGCGCAGTGGACCACATCCCCGCCCTGCCGTCCGCGCGTGCCGGTGACGCCCTGACCGCCCAGGAGGTCACCGACCTCGCCCTGGTGAGCGGTTCGGCCTCGCTGGAGCGGATCGCCGCCGGGACGGCGATCGACGCCGGCGGCCTCGTTCCCGACCTGCACGACAGCAACAGCTGGATCCAGACGGTTTCCGAGGTCGACCCGGTCGAGCTGCTCGAGGTGCAGCTGTGCAACTCGACCGCGCCGTTCATCCTCATCAGCCGCCTGCGACCGGCGATGGCGGCGGTTGCGGCGAAGCGCGCCTACGTCGTCAACGTGTCGGCGATGGAGGGTGTCTTCAGCCGGGGCTACAAGGGTGCGGGCCACCCCCACACCAACATGGCCAAGGCCGCGCTCAACATGCTGACGCGCACCAGCGCGCAGGAGATGTTCGAGTCGGACGGCATCCTGATGACCGCCGTCGACACGGGCTGGATCACCGACGAGCGTCCGCATCCGGACAAGGTCCGCCTCGCCGAGGAAGGCTTCCACGCCCCTCTCGACCTGGTCGACGGTGCGGCCCGGGTGTACGACCCGATCGTGCGCGGCGAGTCCGGTGAGGATCTCTACGGCTGCTTCCTCAAGGACTACGCCCCGGCGAACTGGTAG
- a CDS encoding (2Fe-2S)-binding protein, translating into MDLVESGSVGGFFALRTAPLPEGGAHLPLARLYAGDAAPLGARVDRVAARLRAPERRVAASIAHLGLAARLWSTALGPAGLHGRFPALTPAELHWDGSLSSPDDLWWAGTDTRPATVEDMAEAVVEAHLVPLADAFRADGRISPRLLWGNAGSALAGALRELVRWSRDHGRAEVAERAAALVGGLLALPGLAGTVRGPALRRASCCLYYRAPAGGLCGDCVFDHPPAAGLETRPSAP; encoded by the coding sequence GTGGATCTCGTCGAGAGCGGATCGGTGGGGGGCTTCTTCGCGTTGCGGACGGCTCCGTTGCCCGAAGGCGGCGCGCACCTGCCGCTGGCACGCTTGTACGCGGGGGACGCTGCACCGCTCGGTGCCCGCGTCGACCGGGTCGCCGCCCGGCTGCGCGCCCCGGAGCGCAGGGTCGCCGCGTCGATCGCCCATCTCGGGCTCGCCGCGCGCCTGTGGTCGACGGCTCTCGGCCCGGCCGGCCTCCACGGACGCTTCCCCGCCCTGACCCCCGCCGAACTGCACTGGGACGGGTCGCTGTCCTCGCCCGACGATCTCTGGTGGGCCGGGACCGACACCCGGCCCGCCACTGTGGAGGACATGGCCGAAGCCGTCGTCGAGGCCCACCTGGTCCCGCTGGCCGATGCCTTCCGCGCCGACGGCCGGATCTCGCCGCGGCTGCTGTGGGGCAACGCCGGTTCCGCCCTCGCGGGGGCGCTGCGGGAGCTGGTCCGCTGGTCCCGCGACCATGGGCGCGCCGAGGTCGCCGAACGGGCCGCTGCCCTCGTCGGGGGACTCCTCGCCCTGCCGGGCCTGGCGGGCACCGTCCGCGGTCCGGCGCTGCGTCGGGCGTCGTGCTGCCTCTACTACCGCGCGCCCGCCGGCGGGCTCTGCGGCGACTGTGTGTTCGATCACCCACCGGCGGCGGGTTTGGAGACACGGCCCTCCGCTCCGTAA